In Sebaldella termitidis ATCC 33386, one DNA window encodes the following:
- the glmU gene encoding bifunctional UDP-N-acetylglucosamine diphosphorylase/glucosamine-1-phosphate N-acetyltransferase GlmU translates to MISVILAAGKGTRMKSELPKVIHKVNGVPMLQKVSDVLEKTGVHKKIFILGHMKEKVLSVMGDIDYIEQDEQLGTGHAVLIAKDEILKSKDNVLITYGDSPLIKAETLRKMEEKFLKDSLDCILLSCEVNDPFGYGRIILNEKEQIIDIIEEKEASDEIKEIKEINVGVYIFRYDSLVDALDKIDNKNEKGEYYLPDAIKILVNGGGKVESYKIFDETEILGVNSKAQLAIAGRILKNRKNEELMDEGVILIDPETSYIEDNVEIGQDTVIYPSTVIQGKTKIGNNCIIYSNTRIIDSNIGNNITIEASLVEETVVEDYATVGPFAHLRPKTVLKERAHVGNFVEVKNSVLEKGVKAGHLTYIGDAEIGQNTNIGAGTITCNYDGQKKHKVKIGEDSFIGSDSIIVAPVNIGKNAVTAAGSVITEDVNDNQIAFGRARQINKERGKD, encoded by the coding sequence ATGATATCTGTCATATTGGCGGCCGGCAAGGGGACCAGAATGAAATCTGAACTCCCCAAGGTAATACATAAGGTCAATGGTGTACCAATGCTGCAAAAAGTTTCTGATGTACTTGAAAAAACAGGAGTACACAAAAAAATATTCATTCTGGGACATATGAAAGAAAAGGTTTTGTCTGTAATGGGTGATATTGATTACATTGAGCAGGATGAACAACTGGGAACAGGACATGCGGTTCTTATAGCAAAAGATGAAATATTAAAAAGTAAGGATAACGTTCTTATTACATATGGTGATTCACCATTAATTAAAGCTGAGACCTTGAGAAAAATGGAGGAAAAATTTCTGAAGGACAGCCTTGATTGTATACTATTATCATGTGAAGTAAACGATCCTTTCGGATATGGCAGAATAATACTTAACGAAAAAGAGCAGATAATTGACATAATAGAGGAAAAAGAGGCCTCTGATGAAATAAAAGAAATAAAAGAAATAAATGTAGGTGTCTATATTTTCAGATATGATAGTCTGGTGGATGCTTTAGACAAGATAGATAACAAAAATGAAAAAGGGGAGTATTATCTTCCTGATGCAATAAAAATACTTGTTAACGGCGGAGGAAAAGTAGAAAGCTACAAAATTTTTGATGAAACAGAGATTCTGGGTGTAAATTCAAAAGCACAGCTGGCAATAGCCGGAAGAATTCTTAAAAACAGAAAAAATGAAGAGTTAATGGATGAAGGTGTAATACTTATTGATCCTGAAACTTCATATATAGAAGATAATGTAGAAATAGGTCAGGATACAGTAATATATCCCAGTACTGTAATTCAGGGAAAGACTAAAATAGGGAATAACTGCATTATATATTCAAATACGCGTATAATTGACTCAAATATAGGGAATAACATCACAATCGAAGCTTCTCTGGTAGAGGAAACAGTTGTGGAGGATTATGCAACGGTAGGACCGTTTGCACATTTAAGACCGAAAACAGTTCTGAAGGAAAGAGCTCATGTTGGGAATTTTGTAGAAGTAAAAAATTCGGTTTTGGAAAAAGGTGTTAAAGCAGGTCATCTAACATATATTGGTGATGCTGAGATAGGTCAGAATACTAATATAGGGGCGGGAACCATTACATGTAATTATGACGGACAAAAGAAACATAAAGTCAAAATAGGGGAAGATTCTTTTATTGGAAGCGATTCTATAATAGTAGCTCCGGTAAATATAGGTAAAAATGCAGTAACAGCTGCAGGATCGGTAATAACAGAAGATGTAAATGATAATCAAATAGCTTTTGGAAGGGCAAGACAAATAAATAAAGAAAGAGGGAAGGATTAA
- a CDS encoding (2Fe-2S)-binding protein: MAGNRIVCEKNNVDYITVRKAMSQGARTKEEMKETAGVCLECDSCKSELDQILSSVCGCKNVSLEAVINAVKLGAATVDEVGQATGAGIDCGRCKILVENIIEIGR, from the coding sequence TTGGCTGGAAATAGAATAGTTTGTGAAAAGAACAATGTAGATTACATAACTGTACGTAAAGCAATGTCTCAGGGAGCAAGAACAAAGGAAGAGATGAAGGAAACTGCGGGTGTCTGCCTTGAATGTGATAGCTGTAAAAGCGAATTAGATCAAATACTCAGCTCTGTGTGCGGATGTAAAAATGTATCACTGGAAGCTGTAATAAATGCTGTGAAACTTGGAGCAGCAACAGTTGACGAAGTAGGGCAGGCAACTGGTGCAGGGATAGACTGTGGAAGATGTAAAATTTTAGTAGAAAATATTATCGAGATAGGAAGATAG
- a CDS encoding GspE/PulE family protein, producing the protein MGDNFRIHNGKPGIIESVNRIIRDATTKHASDIHIDINSREFNIRYRIDGVLEKAEKFSFDNEKLEVISRIKIISGMNIAEKRLPQDGSINIVINNRKYDIRVSSLPTVDGESLVLRILQNEEKITDFESLGFRGKSFSNIKKLINKNHGLVLISGPTGSGKTTTLFSIINKLNDKSKKIITVEDPVEKKLKGITQIQVKEKIGLTFLEGLKHVLRNDPDIIVIGEIRDKETAEIAVKSALTGHLVIATIHTNDSLSTIFRLMDMGIPEYLILNSLNGVIAQRLVRKICVKCCGQSCPSCNSGYSGRININEILVFDDGVHELFRKTNSLGEIKNKIKETGFRDMLDDALEKEKEKIINKEEIFRVLGELQ; encoded by the coding sequence ATGGGGGACAATTTTAGAATTCATAACGGAAAACCGGGTATTATAGAAAGTGTAAACCGGATAATTCGTGATGCAACAACAAAGCATGCAAGTGATATACACATAGATATTAACAGCAGAGAGTTTAACATCCGCTACAGAATAGACGGTGTTTTGGAAAAAGCAGAAAAATTTTCATTTGATAATGAAAAGCTTGAAGTCATTTCAAGGATAAAGATCATTTCCGGAATGAATATAGCAGAGAAAAGACTTCCGCAGGATGGGAGTATCAATATCGTGATAAATAATCGAAAATACGATATAAGAGTATCTTCTCTGCCAACTGTTGATGGTGAAAGCCTTGTGTTAAGGATTCTTCAAAATGAAGAGAAAATAACGGATTTTGAGTCTTTGGGTTTTAGAGGCAAGAGTTTTTCCAATATAAAAAAATTAATTAATAAAAATCATGGATTAGTATTAATAAGCGGACCAACGGGTTCGGGAAAAACAACTACATTATTTTCCATAATAAATAAGCTTAATGATAAGAGTAAAAAAATAATTACTGTAGAAGATCCTGTAGAAAAAAAATTAAAAGGGATAACACAGATTCAGGTGAAAGAGAAGATAGGACTGACTTTTCTTGAAGGCTTAAAGCACGTACTTCGTAATGATCCGGATATTATAGTAATAGGTGAGATAAGGGATAAAGAAACTGCTGAAATTGCAGTTAAATCTGCGTTGACAGGACATTTGGTAATTGCTACTATACATACCAATGATTCATTGTCAACTATTTTTAGATTAATGGATATGGGAATTCCTGAGTACTTGATTTTAAATTCCCTGAACGGGGTGATTGCACAAAGGCTTGTCAGAAAAATATGTGTGAAATGCTGTGGTCAGTCCTGTCCTTCGTGTAATTCCGGATACAGCGGGAGAATAAATATAAATGAAATTCTTGTTTTTGATGACGGGGTACATGAATTATTCAGAAAAACAAATTCATTGGGAGAAATCAAAAATAAAATCAAAGAAACCGGATTTCGGGATATGCTGGATGATGCCCTTGAAAAAGAGAAAGAAAAAATAATAAACAAAGAAGAAATATTCAGAGTTTTAGGAGAATTGCAATGA
- a CDS encoding ribose-phosphate diphosphokinase, with amino-acid sequence MEKDFQIYAGSSSKALARQIAQKLGVELGSVDLIKFADGETFAKVNQSVRGCMVFIVQSTSKPVNESIMELLIFMDSLKRASAAEIIPVIPYYGYARQDRKASPREPITSKLIADILTVAGASRVVTMDLHARQIQGFFDIPVDHMEALPILAKYFIKNELVGDDIVVVSPDVGGVKRARSLAKWLHAPLAIIDKRRAKANVSEVMNIIGDVAGKKAILIDDMIDTAGTICNAAYALKEKGATEVFACATHAILSDPAVERLKAAPFNKVIVTDTIELPDNKRFENLEILSTDTMFSETIKRIVNDQAISDLFELPHE; translated from the coding sequence ATGGAAAAAGATTTTCAAATCTATGCTGGGTCTTCAAGCAAAGCTTTGGCAAGACAGATAGCTCAGAAATTAGGTGTAGAACTGGGCTCGGTAGATTTAATCAAATTTGCGGACGGGGAGACATTTGCAAAAGTTAATCAAAGTGTGAGAGGATGTATGGTTTTCATAGTTCAGTCGACTTCAAAACCAGTAAATGAGAGCATAATGGAGCTTTTGATCTTTATGGATTCATTAAAAAGAGCATCTGCCGCTGAGATAATCCCGGTAATACCTTATTACGGATATGCCAGACAAGACAGGAAGGCAAGTCCGAGAGAGCCGATTACATCGAAACTTATTGCTGATATTTTAACAGTAGCGGGAGCCTCAAGAGTGGTGACTATGGATCTGCATGCAAGGCAGATACAGGGATTCTTTGATATTCCGGTGGATCACATGGAAGCACTCCCTATTCTGGCGAAATATTTCATTAAAAATGAACTTGTGGGTGATGATATCGTAGTAGTGTCGCCTGATGTAGGCGGGGTAAAAAGAGCAAGAAGTCTGGCTAAATGGCTTCATGCACCACTTGCGATAATTGATAAGAGAAGAGCTAAAGCCAATGTATCTGAAGTTATGAATATAATCGGAGATGTGGCCGGGAAAAAAGCTATACTTATCGATGACATGATAGACACAGCAGGAACTATATGCAATGCTGCGTATGCTCTTAAAGAAAAAGGAGCTACTGAGGTATTTGCTTGTGCTACACATGCAATTTTATCTGATCCGGCAGTAGAAAGACTAAAAGCTGCTCCGTTTAACAAAGTAATAGTAACAGATACAATAGAACTGCCTGATAATAAAAGATTTGAAAATCTGGAAATATTATCTACAGATACTATGTTCTCAGAAACAATCAAAAGAATAGTAAATGATCAGGCGATAAGTGACTTATTTGAGCTTCCTCATGAATAA
- a CDS encoding AzlC family ABC transporter permease, producing MKGNDMGNNITYWKQGVKDGVPICLGYLAVSFTFGIAARNTGLTAFQSSLMSATNYTSAGQFSAIGLIGVSALYFEMAVTQLIINLRYCLMSCALSQKLKEKTPLIHKFIMAFGITDEIFGISVCNDGKLNPFYIYGAMSVAMPGWILGTFLGVISGDILPLGIISTLSVALYAMFIAVIIPPARGNRILAGLITLSMISSLIFSKIRILSVISPGFKIIILTILIAGAATVIFPLKEEEYEG from the coding sequence ATGAAAGGTAATGATATGGGGAACAATATTACATACTGGAAGCAGGGGGTCAAAGACGGGGTTCCAATATGTCTGGGATATCTGGCAGTATCTTTTACATTTGGAATCGCAGCAAGAAATACTGGATTGACAGCTTTTCAGTCTTCATTAATGTCTGCAACAAATTACACATCAGCAGGACAGTTTTCTGCAATAGGTCTGATAGGAGTGTCAGCTTTATATTTTGAAATGGCTGTAACACAGCTTATAATTAATTTACGTTACTGTCTGATGTCATGCGCCTTATCGCAAAAGCTTAAAGAGAAAACTCCATTAATACATAAGTTTATTATGGCTTTTGGGATTACTGATGAAATTTTTGGAATATCAGTATGCAATGATGGAAAATTAAATCCTTTTTATATATATGGTGCAATGAGTGTAGCAATGCCCGGGTGGATTTTGGGAACATTTTTAGGAGTTATTTCGGGTGATATTCTGCCATTGGGAATTATAAGTACTTTAAGTGTGGCACTTTATGCTATGTTTATAGCAGTTATTATACCGCCTGCTAGAGGAAACAGAATATTAGCCGGTCTTATTACATTATCTATGATTTCAAGCCTTATTTTTTCGAAAATCCGGATTTTATCAGTAATATCACCAGGATTTAAGATTATTATTCTTACTATACTGATAGCTGGAGCTGCAACTGTAATTTTTCCGCTGAAGGAG
- a CDS encoding L-threonylcarbamoyladenylate synthase, which yields MNKQKISEESVQEIVSCLKNNGIAIFPTDTVYGIGAVYNNPEGIDRIYEAKQRDRSKPIIALISDISHLHKLISFEEEDLGNISEIMKKYWPGELTIVFDNSKYNVAEDNTIGVRIPGDEILLRIIESCGGIVFTTSANISGEKSPVKTQDISYDILEKTDFILDGGTILNGVPSTVIKYSAGKISVLREGNIKTGEILKLFMRRAEKK from the coding sequence ATGAATAAACAGAAAATAAGTGAAGAGTCGGTTCAAGAAATAGTAAGCTGTCTAAAAAATAACGGGATAGCAATCTTTCCTACAGATACAGTGTATGGAATAGGGGCAGTATACAATAATCCCGAAGGGATAGACAGAATCTATGAAGCAAAACAGAGGGACAGAAGTAAACCAATAATAGCGTTAATAAGTGATATTTCTCATCTTCATAAATTAATCAGCTTTGAAGAAGAAGATCTGGGGAATATTTCAGAAATAATGAAAAAATACTGGCCGGGAGAGCTGACTATTGTATTTGATAACAGCAAGTATAATGTAGCGGAAGATAATACAATAGGTGTAAGAATTCCCGGTGACGAGATACTGTTGAGGATAATAGAATCCTGCGGAGGAATAGTGTTTACTACCAGTGCAAATATATCCGGGGAAAAATCACCTGTAAAAACCCAGGATATATCTTATGACATTTTAGAAAAAACAGATTTTATATTAGACGGCGGAACTATATTAAATGGTGTTCCGTCGACTGTAATAAAATATTCGGCAGGAAAGATAAGTGTCTTGAGGGAGGGGAATATAAAGACCGGAGAAATTTTAAAATTATTTATGAGAAGGGCAGAGAAAAAATGA
- a CDS encoding HAD-IB family hydrolase → MTKLSVYDFDKTIYNGETLNDFYRFYLIKKPWKIYTVIFQLWYFLLYVLKIINLEKLKENFLRFLNGENTGELKKLIREFWKKKESKINLWVKDEILKNKKETEILVAISASPTFLIIDRLRLMGFDVVIGTDFLFESTKFHSHITSKNCKNYEKVKRLDKWAEDNNIQYDIVNFYSDSIADKPLFDLAEHKYWIKKGILKNGMPQKKTLIDKLFWK, encoded by the coding sequence ATGACAAAACTATCAGTATATGATTTCGATAAAACTATATATAATGGAGAAACTTTAAATGATTTTTACAGATTTTATCTGATAAAAAAACCTTGGAAAATTTATACTGTAATCTTTCAGTTATGGTATTTTTTGTTATATGTATTAAAAATAATAAATCTGGAGAAACTAAAGGAGAATTTTTTACGTTTCTTGAACGGAGAAAATACAGGTGAGTTAAAAAAACTAATAAGGGAATTTTGGAAAAAAAAAGAGAGTAAAATAAATCTCTGGGTAAAAGATGAAATACTAAAAAATAAAAAAGAAACAGAAATTTTAGTGGCAATATCTGCATCTCCGACATTTTTAATAATTGACAGATTAAGATTAATGGGATTTGATGTGGTAATAGGTACAGATTTTTTATTTGAGAGTACGAAATTTCATTCACATATAACAAGTAAAAACTGTAAAAATTATGAAAAAGTGAAAAGACTGGACAAGTGGGCAGAAGATAACAATATCCAGTATGATATAGTGAATTTTTATTCTGATAGTATAGCGGATAAACCTCTTTTTGATCTTGCAGAACACAAATACTGGATAAAAAAAGGAATATTGAAAAATGGGATGCCGCAAAAGAAAACCCTCATTGATAAATTATTCTGGAAATAG